Genomic DNA from Buchnera aphidicola (Hyperomyzus lactucae):
AGAGAAATTTAAAATTAATAAAAATTTACTTTGTAAAAATTATTATCAATTGCAATTACAATTTCATCCTGATTTATTTATCAAAGATTCTGAATCTCAAAAAAAAATAGTTTTAGAAAAATCAATACAAATTAACAAAGGTTATAGAACTTTAAAGAATTTCTTGAATAGAGCAGTGTATTTACTTTCTTTGCATGGTTTTCAAATAGAAAAAGAAACGTTTTTGTTAAAAAATAATAATTTTTTGATAGAATACTTTTCTTTATATGAAGAAATAGATAATTTGAAGGAAAGTTGTTTTGACGAACTATTATTAACTAGTTTATTAAAAAAAATAAAACAAAAGATAAACAATTACGAACATGAAATTGATTTAGAATTTGATAAGAAAAATTTTAAAAAAGTAGTTAAAATAACAGCAAAATTACTTTTTTTAAATAAAATGAAATTAAATTTAAAAAAAGAGCATAATATATATTTAAAAAAAGATAAATTAGGATAATTTTATATGATTTTTGTAAAAAAAAAACAAAATAAAAAGTTATTATTAGGCATTGATCTTGGTACTACTTATTCTTTAGCTGCTACAGTAAGAGAAAAAGATGTTATTTTATTAAAAGATAATAAAAATCGCTATTTGATGCCATCTGTTGTGTGTTATAAAAAAAATAGTATATCAGTAGGTTGGGAAGCTTTAGAAAATATTATTACAGATCCAGTGAATACAATTAGTTCAGTAAAACGTTTATTAGGTCGATCTATTGAATTTATCAAATCAAGATATCCTATCATACCATATATAATAGAAGAAGAAAAAAATGGAGGAATTTTTTTTCATACAAATGCTGGTCCTGTTACCCCCGTAGATGTTTCAAGTGATATATTAAAATGTTTAAAAAAAAGAGCTATTTTTTTGTTTGATCAAGAAATACATGCAAGTATTATTACGGTCCCTGCATATTTTGATAATTTTCAAAAAACAGCAATTAAAAAAGCTGCTCTTTTAGCAAAAATCAATTTAATAAGACTATTAAATGAACCTACAGCCGCTGCTATTGCATATGGTTTAGAAATACAAAGGAAAGGTATTATTATTGTTTATGATTTAGGAGGTGGTACCTTTGACGTTTCTGTATTAAAATTAAATAAAGGAATATTTGAAGTATTAGCTACTAGTGGAGATTCAAATTTAGGAGGTGATGATTTTGATTCTGTTTTAGCAAATTATATTTATAATAAAGCAAAGTTATCAAATCAGTGTAATAATTTTTTTCAATCTTCATTGCTTAAAATTGCAAAAGAAACTAAGTTAAAATTAACTCAATATAATAAAATTGAAGTGCAGTTTTTTAATTGGAGTGGTTTTATTACTAGAGATGAGTTTAATCTTCTTATCATTAATTTTATTAAAAAAAGTTTGTTAATTTGCTCTAATCTTCTTGAAGATATCAATTTGTCTATAAACAAGATTGAAGAAGTAGTTATGGTCGGGGGATCAACTCGCGTTCCATTAGTATATACAGAAGTTTCAAAATTTTTTAATAAAAGTCCTTTGAATTTTATAAATCCAGATCAAGTTGTAGCAATAGGTGCAGCAATTCAAACTAATATGTTAATTAGTAGTAATATAAAAAATAAAACAATACTATTAGATATCATGCCACTTTCTTTAGGTATTGAAGTTATGGGTGGTTTTGTTGAAAAAATAATTTTTCGAAATACTTCAATTTCTATTTCTAAAACAAAAGAATTTATTACGTATAAAGATAATCAAATATTTATTTTAATACATATTTTACAAGGGGAAAGAGAACTAGTTAAAGACTGCATTTCTTTACATTTTTTTATTTTAAAAAATATTAAGCCTCAAAAAACTGGATTAGTTTGTATATTAATTACATTTCATGTAGATACAAATAGATTAATTCATATAAAAACTTTAAAAAAAACAGTAATAAAGAAAAATATTAAAATTGATAATAATGTTGTATTAAAAACACTCAATTTTTCTAAAATAGTACAAAATTCTTTAAAACATGCTAAAGAAAATTATTATCTTAGAGTAAAAGAAGAAAAAAATGAAATGTAGACATGTTTTAAAAATTTTAAATATTGCTCTTAAAATGAATCAAGAATTAATTTCTGAAGAAAAACTAAAAGAAATACGATGTAGATCGAAAAATTACAACGATCTATTGATCAAAGTGATTTTTTCTATGAAATTAAATTTAAAGAAATTAGATAAAGAAAGTAAAAAGTTCTTTTCATTAAATTTTACAAATATTATTAGTTTATCTTCAATTTAAAATATTTTAAAAGAGAACACATAATGCCTAAAGTATTATTTTTGCCTCATAAGATTATATTACCGAAAGGTGGTACATTTGAAGGAAAGATAGGTGAAACAATATTAACAGTTGCTCTTCGTAATAATGTTAAATTAGAACATGCATGTGAACAATCATGTGCCTGTAGCACTTGTCATTGTATTGTAAGAAAAGGATTTTTTTCTCTTGGGGGGTGGTCTGAAAAA
This window encodes:
- the hscB gene encoding Fe-S protein assembly co-chaperone HscB, producing MNYFTLFNLPEKFKINKNLLCKNYYQLQLQFHPDLFIKDSESQKKIVLEKSIQINKGYRTLKNFLNRAVYLLSLHGFQIEKETFLLKNNNFLIEYFSLYEEIDNLKESCFDELLLTSLLKKIKQKINNYEHEIDLEFDKKNFKKVVKITAKLLFLNKMKLNLKKEHNIYLKKDKLG
- the fdx gene encoding ISC system 2Fe-2S type ferredoxin, which produces MPKVLFLPHKIILPKGGTFEGKIGETILTVALRNNVKLEHACEQSCACSTCHCIVRKGFFSLGGWSEKEDDILDKAWGLESESRLSCQAIIGKLDIEVEIPLYSVNYVREN